From the genome of Medicago truncatula cultivar Jemalong A17 chromosome 2, MtrunA17r5.0-ANR, whole genome shotgun sequence:
CAGGACTGCTGATAAAATCATGGATTAAAACCATCATGACCAGGACATTTGTTAGGCTGCTTAGAAAACATTGCTTTTTTAAATTCCTCAATTTGACAAGGAAGCAACTAATTGTGCATGGTCTTCAGCATCAACGACATGATCAATAACATTTATCATCGGTGCTCCAAtgctttcctttttttttcttttcttgaggTAGCCGCAACAAGAAAATACTCTGTTCAAATCTCCTTCACGATACGGATGCATTTGCATTTTTGCTCTTTACCTCCAATACATATCATTCTGCACAAGAAGATGTGTCATTCTTTTCATCAGATTTTAAAATTGCAGCTCCTTTTGAGCCTCTCTAATAATGATCGAATTgataatttattgaaaaaagttaaatatattttagttcGCTATCAGGTTTTATCCAAAGAAAATTATTTagcaaatttatttttttttagggaaatattTAGCATACATCATTTACATTTGCAACTCACtgtgtatttttttagagggaaaatagcttatagcttttcattATTAATCAAAGTCAAAATACATAGAGGTACATTATTAAATACATGGGGACCAGCTGAGAATATGGCCTCTTTAGCAAGAGTATGAGCGACCTCATTCGCTTGTCTCCGACTGAACTCATCCTTAGAGTTTTCGAAAAAAGCATTACGGCATCTTTTGCATTCCtccaaaattgaaccaaactcagacacatcattgctaccttTGTTAAAACAGTCTACAACTTTCTTTGCATCCATCTCAAAATCTACATTTGTAAGTTGTAGTTCCTGTACCCATTGAATAGCATAAAATAATCCCAACGCTTCTCCAACCTCCGGCGTGCACATAGGATTAGACCACATCACCTTGGCCCTTAAGAAGTTACCGGCAGCATCACGTAAACACATACCAAATCCTACATGGTTCAATGCTTCCGAAAATGCCGCGTCTATATTACATTTAATTCTGCCTTGCTGTGGTTTAACCCATCTGATCTGTGCTGGCAGCAAGTGTTGTGCTCCTGCAGAATCAGCACTGACAGCAGCTCCCGAGTCTGCTACAACACCAACAGCACTGGAAATCAGCTTCGGTCTATTTGCTTCACGCCATTCATACAACAGCTGTTTTGCTCTAGCTGAAATCACTTGGGACTTTTCTGAAATATTCTCCCATACTCGTAAGTTCCGACTCTTCCATAAACTCCATAAATTCATAGCAAACTGCTCAGCTTTCTCCCTTGTTAGTTCTCATAATAGCGCAGAAATGATTTCAGCTGCTGTGTTATTATTGAGCATTACCGAAATCACTTTGTCTATCAGAGAGCAATTCTGCCAAACGCTTCTTGCCTTCGTacaatcaaacaaaacatgAGTCGCATCCTCATAATTATTTTCTGTCACACATTACACACGTGGATGGACAATTCACCCCCTTATCCAACAACAGTGCACGCGTTGGTAGACACCCTCTACAAATTCTCCACAACAGATCTTTCACTTTCGGAGGGACCTTCAAATTCCAGATACTAGACCAATTACCAGGACGATGCAAAAATGAATTATCCGCAATAACTTCCATATACGGTCGATATGCCCTTCTAACCGAAtaacaaccatttttttctaatttccaAATTAATTGATCCTCCACCACTTTACTAAACAGAGGCGTTTTAAGAATCACTTGAACCACATCATTATCAAAGTAATACGAGATCAACTGATGGTTCCAACTgttattctcataatcaataagAGAGTGGATTCTTGACTGTTGAATAACTTCACTCGACTGTCCAAAACCTGATATGCGCCCCCCATTGCATAACCAAGGTGCTTCAAAACCTGATATTTGCAAATTGTCTTTGCCAATTGAGCTATCTCACTGGACAATtgtctaacaatttcgacaataggaatgatatttgtacaactaatcTTAGACAACTTTTTTGACAACCACTTttcctctcttcttattggataaaaacaatagagaaaaaaaaaaaaaaaaaacacatgcgAATGAGAAAGAGAAATGGATTAAATTAGTGACACGCGGCGCGTTTCAattgattgcttagatttttatcatcttaataatttgaactcaattatttcattgcaaatattttttttttaattttttctctataaatagtgacgtggatcatttgatttgaacacagaaaaaaaaaatcaagtttttcactctcttaatcttattattagcttttcttttgaagttttcgTCTTAAtgttaagtgtttttttataagaaataaaaggtggtggggcagagtgttgaatgaaaaaaccattgaagatggtaaaagttgaatgggtgttgaattaaaagagagaaaatgatgtggagtgttgggaattgaaaaagtgggtgttgaatgTTGTTGAATGGTTTTAACCATTGTACATGTTCTAacacatactccctccgtttttaaatataagcaaaattgatttttttagttcaTTCATTTAAGGATGCATGTgatccatattatgaaccacatacatcattaaatgaaatgaatgaagctAAAAACTCAATTTTGGACTGAGGGAGTACGTAACACCagccattcaaaaaaaaaaaaaaaaaacgtaacacCAGCCACCGTGTTTCACATGATCATCACCTTCACTTCCGTCGCACCGCACTTGAAGCCACCTAATATTGAAGTCGCTAATTACCCAGCTGGCAAGAATAGATTGAAGGTAACAAACTTCAATTTCCTTTtcaatctttcattttttcaaacttcAACTCAACACTATGTTCAAGTTCTTCAATTCATGGCGCCACAGAAGAACCCTAATCAATTATCTCAAGGGATTCACTACCCCTCTAACATCACAatccctaaaccctaaccctcttTTCCACCATTTCTGCACCAACACTTCAGATTCAACCTCTCTTGCAGTCTCCTACCTCATCAACAATTTTGGTTTTGACCCACAATCTGCTTCCAAACTCTGTTCCACCTACCATCTTCGTTTCAAGACCACCCAAAAACCTGAATCTTTTCTCACATTCTTTAGAAACTATGGATTCTCTAATTCCCAACTACGCCATATGATTGCCAAGATGCCAGAGCTGCTTACCTGCAAACCCTCCAAAACTGTGTTgccaaagtttcaatttttcctCTCCAGAGGCGCTTCTACCTCTGACATTGTTAACATTGTCACCAAGAGCCCTAGAGTCTTGTATGTAAGCCTCAACAATCAAATAGTCCCCGCCTATGAATTGGTGTACAGATTCTTGCAATCTGACAAGGAAATTTTGGAAAAGTTGAATTACAGTGCAAATTTACTTTGTGATTGTACTGTGCAAAATAACATCACAATGCTGATTGAGAATGGGGTGTCTGACTCAAACATTAAAACATTGCTGAGAGAACAGACTCGGATATTCAAGAGACGTGACATGCTCAAGTCGGTGAAGGAATTAAAGGATTTGGGGTTTAAtccttcaaaaacaacttttggtGTAGCATTGCATGCCAAAACAACTGTAAACAATACCCTGTGGAAAGAGAAAGTTGATGCTTTTAAGAAATGGGGTTGGTCTGAAGAAGATTCTCTTGAAGCATTTAGAAAGAAACCTTATTGTATGTTAACATCCATTGATAAAATACATTTAGTGATGAACTTTTGGGTCAATCAGTTGGGTTGGGATGCTATGGCCATTGCCAAAACACCTTATATTTTGTCATTAAGTTTGGAAAAAAGGATCATTCCGAGGGCCGCTGTTGTCCAATTTCTTCTCAACAAAGGTTTGACAGATAAGAATGCAAGCTTAACTTATCCATTTGTGGTGACTGATAAGTTGTTTCTTAATATGTTTATAAAACGTTTTGAGAATGAGGCTTCTTATCTTTTAAAGTTGTATGAGGAAAAATGCAATCTAGGATAGACCAGGGACAAGACATTCATGTCATGATTAGTTTTTCATGTCTTTTAGACTGAATATGTTATTCTTGTTCCATATTCTATTTGAAATGTGTTTGGTACAGACTGTGATTCAATCTAATTTAGCTATGCTTAATTTGATAAATTCTAGTTTTGTATTGATTGATATTTCATCAAAATCTTAATTGTTTATCAGtcttaacaacatcaaatatttttcagTACTACatgtaaaaatttaattttctagcATTTATGGGCATGGAATACTTCTTTTTGGAGTGTCATTTATCCTTCCATGTATGTATAGTCCAATAATCTATTGCATAAATTCAGCTATACCAGAATATGTTGTTGGATTTAAAATGGTTTCAAGTTGTAGTTTAATCATGGGCGGCCATAGTGGTAGCCGTATGTGCACTTGTGGTTTCGGATTTGTGGACTACTTGCAGTTAGCAATTAGCATTATGCCACAGTCAGGGCAGATCTTACATAGCACTTAATTTCTTTACATATTGCCAAGTATGTTATGTTTGCCTGTTGGCCAATTGATATGAATTTGGTTGAGTCATGTTTAAATATCAGctgttgttttctttatatactgTTGTTGGCATTTTGTCCATGTTCAGTATTGTATGCGACTACATTACGTTAAACGGTAGCTTGAATGGCTTGTTTTTAGTGTGTTTTGAGAGATATTTTCCTCAACTGCttttggttatttttagtgTGTATTGGGAATTTAACCTCTGAAGTGGACTTACGTATTTTTGGCCTTTATGGTCTTACCATTTATTCACTCTGAAAggcaacttttttttaagaatctcACCTACAATGGAAGTTTTTTCTTAATTGAAGCAATCTGAAGGAAATTTTGGTCCTTTTATGCAACTAATCTTTAAGTAGTTGTTGCTAGATAGCAGAACCTTACAAAATTCAACAATTCTCCCTAGCTCACTATTGGTATCTTTCTTACTAGTCAAAGCTTGAATCACTTGGCAGACAATTCATTTCAATCATAATATTATACTGCCTCCATTCGCGCAGCCATTCCAAAGCCACGAGCAGACCATAGGCCAGCTTCGGCTTCCGCAGGCCTGAGTAAGCCTCTAAACCAGGCCGTGTAAGACTGGAGCATGAGACCCTGTGCATATACCCACAACCAAAAGTGTTTGAATCCGTAGTGAATAGTTTAGGATCTGCATTGGTCTCTGTTTGGGTGAACAACACTGCATTGACATGCTTGTTTCCATATTTACTTTAAGTTGATACTAAGTAGTGGTGTATGTACTTCACACATTCTTCACATATTTTCATGTGAATTTATTATTGGAGAATATTACAGTATTTGGTTAAAAAAGATGGAGAATCTGAATAAGTTGAGTTTTGACTATACAAGACTCTTATTTAGAGACTAAAGAATGAATTTCTTGTCATAGTATGAGGATTGCAGGTGATGCCAAAGGCGTGTTTACACATTAACATTGATAAAGGAAAGTGGCTCAACACAGAATTCTAATTTTTGAACATGAACGCCAACAATATTTCCCGTATCATACACCTAACTTTTCTACATGATATAAGGTGACAAATTGGTGAAATGGAATTTGCAAAGAAACTATACACCTAATATCTCTATACAAGTTGGAAGTGTAGATTAGCAAATCTAGTTTTAGTTGTGGAACACAATGCAAGTAAAAAAGAACAATGACAAATCTACAATGTACAAAGCAACAAGTCGTAGTCACATGCTATTAAAAACCAGACAATTAAGTCGGTTTCTATTTAACAAAATCGTTTTTCAAAGGTTGCAAATTAGATGTGACTTGTGAGGAATCCTTTTGATTGGGAAGGATATTGAAGAATCTTTTGTTCTTTGGTTATGGATTAATCattttaggtttaaatatggTAACTACACACACTATTATTGCACCTGAGTTTCTGTCTTTCCAGTTGTCTTTTCTTGATGATTAAGACATACTATAAGTTTTTATGTTTACCTCCACTTTATACAAATTTGTTCTGATGAGAAACTACATATTTATAATATGAATGCATGAATCAATTTTAACTGATGTATCTTCTTGCGACCACACTTTGTCTTGAATGGTTCGAGTCTTGTAATTTTTGAGTTTAACAAATTATAGCATGTTCTTTTTGATTTAGATTTGTTGCATTTTATTAGTTTCTTATTTGTTTAAAGGGACATGCCGTTATCTTCAATTGTTTAACCATATTAAGGAATAGCAAATCAGTTAACAACCTTGGCGACCGAACTTAAAACGTATTTCTGGATCTTATCTAGTTTAGAGTCTGTGCTAGACTGttgttttgaaagaaagaacCACAATCTTTGTTCCACTGCTCACCATGGTGTTGTTTGGTGAGGTCGCAGTATAATTGAATTTAAACAAGGACCGTCTTGGGAAATCAGGAGTGTAAACTCCATTAGATTGTCCAAAGAAATGAGATTGAAGAAGTGTTGTGTTTGAGAGTGAGAATGATACATTGTTTACTGATGCTGCAATCATTGTTCCACTGGGTTCCTGAGAAGTTTGGTTGTTCTGACAAGGAATATTAGACATGTGTTAAACATCATGTCTAATAATCATATTTGATAGTTGTAACTATTTTGGTTGGCTTTGTATGGTTGGTCACAactaacacatttttttaagactttcaacaattatatttgcTCAACTGGCATAGTCTACTTTCATTCCCCAGGTAATTAACAAGTATACAAGCCTAAAAACTATGAGAAAAAGATGCATAGAGAAATTCAAtgttcaatcaaaatcaatatccAATTAACGAAATCTATCAAAAAGGTTAACTTTAAGCACCAAAATtggttcatttttcttcttgaaaTTGGTTATCTATAGTTATAGTTCTGAACATTTTTCTTGCAACAATGACTTCAGTGAAGTAACTTTAAGAGTTCATTTAATTAGTACATTTTCTATATAATCTAGTCTTATTGTATCAAGTACAAGTGAGACATTGTAATGAACATTTGAATCATGtataaaacttttaattttatatattcaatgaatttttccatttgttatcatgttcaaaattcaaattgatgAGTCATGTTTTACATCTATGTGGAATCAATGCTGATCCCCCTCCTTTTCTTGTTCCTTACAAGACCAGTTTAGTACAATTTGTTAGAATGCTTTATCTGAAACTAGTCTTCTGCTTTCTATATCATGCTCATTTTCCACTTCTCTGCACAAGATGACACCCCACAaccagttttttttctttctttctttctttctttccacaTATCTATTCCAGTGAAATATGTGAATCTAAAAGTCCACAAACATTTAATCTGAAACAAAGGAACAttaacataaaagaaaattttggttCAATATTCAACAAGCAAAAAGGAGGATAACACATCATCAATTAAGGCATGAcagaatttcaaacaaaaatataggAGTGCATTTTTACAATCATCCCAATCCTCGTCATTATCATAACCCAATCTAAGGAACAAATTGAACAATTATCATAACCCACTGATccagaaccagaagcttcagccAAGTTTCCTGTGAAGCCATATGGTTGTAAGGTCACACTTCAGCTTTAAGGTACACAGTTCGAGACTGACATCCAgagaaccagaagcttcatgACATATGAATGAGTCGTCGATATTTATTTTGTCACTTGCCAATCACATATGAAAGAAAATGGAGATGTCCATTTCCTCCCCATTTGGAGAGGATCCTAACCCCAAAAGAGTCCTGTGGCTGTTTTCAATCTATCAAGTTGTTGATCAATTACAAAACTGATGCTTCTACAGGGGACCCTTCTTTCAATGGCCtgatataaatcaaataaaacttcatTATTCAGATTGAAGTTTTTATCATAATAGAATGTAATAAAGTGAAGTATTAGTCAATTTTCAAttaccaaaataaataacatggTTTTATTTCCAAAGTCTAATATAAATCATTGCAGTGGTccatattttcttcatcatacAAGGTAAAGGAACTATAAAACTGAATCAGGAAGTCAGCTACTTATTCTTTACTcttatttcatattttcttatatGCACAAAAAAACTACAATGAGAAATGGTTCCATAAAAAGCATCTGCAGCAGCAGTCACTAGTTAAATCATTCCATCATTGTCTTTGCTTCACATTTAAGCAACATGGAATAAGAACATTCATATATTTCATATTCTTCAAAGGTCAAACTAGCTCCAATCAAGTTCTGAACAAGTATTCGAATCAAATAAGGAACAAGATAACAAATTAAGGTTAAACACCTGAAAATTTGGTAAAGACATGCCAGCTTTGTCTCTTGTTTATGCAAGATtcagtttttcttcataaaGCTTTAACAGATAAGGTAACTCCTCCTTAAACGATTTATATATGTGTCAAGGAACAACTTATCACTCATTAAAAATGGAGCAGTTAAGCTTGCATTCTTTTTTCGCAAACCTTTCTTCAGAAGATATTGCAAAACTAATGTCCTTGGTATGATACTTCTCTCAAGACTAGAACTAATAACCCTTGGTACTTTGGCAATCGCCAAAGCATCCAAATCTAACTGATTGATACAAAAGCCCATTACCAAGTATTTTATCAATGGATGCTAACATGCAATGAGGTTGCTTTCTGGATGCTTCAAGAACATCTTCATCAGACCAACCCTATTTCCTAAAGGCATCATAATTTT
Proteins encoded in this window:
- the LOC25488104 gene encoding uncharacterized protein, with product MFKFFNSWRHRRTLINYLKGFTTPLTSQSLNPNPLFHHFCTNTSDSTSLAVSYLINNFGFDPQSASKLCSTYHLRFKTTQKPESFLTFFRNYGFSNSQLRHMIAKMPELLTCKPSKTVLPKFQFFLSRGASTSDIVNIVTKSPRVLYVSLNNQIVPAYELVYRFLQSDKEILEKLNYSANLLCDCTVQNNITMLIENGVSDSNIKTLLREQTRIFKRRDMLKSVKELKDLGFNPSKTTFGVALHAKTTVNNTLWKEKVDAFKKWGWSEEDSLEAFRKKPYCMLTSIDKIHLVMNFWVNQLGWDAMAIAKTPYILSLSLEKRIIPRAAVVQFLLNKGLTDKNASLTYPFVVTDKLFLNMFIKRFENEASYLLKLYEEKCNLG